The following nucleotide sequence is from Citrus sinensis cultivar Valencia sweet orange chromosome 6, DVS_A1.0, whole genome shotgun sequence.
GAATATCAgttgttttttaattctttttcgtGTTATAACTATTTGGTTGACTTAAAATGAGTGAAAGCATAGCCAATATGTAAATCTCGTAATTTTTCTGGTATTAATTCAGTGAGAATTGGTTCCTTGGTAGAGTAATGTTTTCAGTTAAAAGTGGCATTATTGATTCTATCTTTTATTGTCTCACTTATAtctgtgtgtgtatatatgtgGTTATTATATGTTAATCCATTGTTTGGTTTGTGAGGGTAATGGAAGAAGAttaaagaaagtaaaattatGAACATTATCCACCACTGTACAAACATGTTTGtacattgcatttttgttgcTAACAGTTCACTTGGTTTATCGATTAGGCTTTATTTTACTAAGGTTGGTTTGGGAACTCCAACGGATGAGTACTACGTGCAAGTTGATACAGGAAGTGACCTTTTGTGGGTGAATTGTGCTGGCTGTAGCAGGTGTCCCACGAAAAGTGATCTTGGTGTATGCTTTTTCAActgaaatttatttgttaaccTCTGGTCCATTGTATTATATCAATACATACTTCTTTAAGGGATATAACTGTGATAATTATTTGAtctattaaacaaaaatcacTGTTCATTTTTCGGATCTTCATTGTTGTGATATTCTACTGCAGATAAAACTGACGTTATTTGATCCATCTAAATCTTCAACTTCTGGCGAGATTGCATGTAGTGATAATTTTTGCCGTACGACATACAACAATCGATATCCTAGTTGCAGTCCTGGTGTGCGTTGTGAATATGTTGTTACTTATGGAGATGGAAGCTCAACTTCTGGATACTTTGTGAGGGATATTATACAGCTGAATCAAGCATCTGGAAATCTTAAAACTGCACCATTGAATTCATCTGTTATATTTGGGTAAGTCACTGTTCAAAACATTATATTTGCAAAGGAAACACCTCTTGTTAACTTGGTCTGTGTGCATTTGATTGTATCCACTGTACTATATATGCAATTATCTTTGAATGACAACCGTGTTAGACCACTTGTTTCATTTGTCTCACTTAATCTGGGTTTTAATTAGCAGCTATATTCTGGCCGCTGTAAAAGGAAGACTCATACATGcatcaatataaatataaagattCTTGGTCAATGCTGCTTGTGTACCTTGTCGATAAATGACCCATGAAATCTGAAGGGTTGAATAGGCTCATCTAAATGGTTTGACCTAGCTATTTGCAAAGGTTTACCTCTTGTTCACTTGGTCTGTGTGCATTTGATTGTATCCTCTGTACTATATATgcaattatcttttaatgacaACTGTGTTAGACCACTTGTTTCATTAAGCATATTGATGCAAAAGAGGTAATAATCCCAAAACAGGGGTGTCAAAAATACCCGCCCTGGTCCGGAACAGGGTGATGTGGGCTGGGTAATACCTGGCCCGGTTttgggcatcacttgataagCCTGGAACccagattttattaaaaaatattataaaattatattattttaaataattatatttatttgactcatttatcACATATATgtaaagttttaaataattatatttatttgactcatttatcACATATATGTAAAGTTTTAAATAtctaaagtttatattttcatgtccaatatcattgaaataaatttaaaaatagggTACAAAACCCAGATTAAGAACCCAGCAGTGCTAGATCCGAGCCGGATCGGCATTGCGATATCTGGACCTGGACTTGGATTTTGCCAACCCTATCCCAATATCTAGGAAATcttgtataatatttacttgttttacagGTTTTTCTAAACAATATATGTTTTGGAATACTTGTGGCTCTCCTATAGGGTTCCTAgatatctattttatttatttattttttcacaaaaagaaagaaagcacaAAATAATCTATTCTAATTTACTGATAGACGACCATCTTGGACCTTTGAAATAGCAAAGCCCTAGCTATTATTCTGGCAATGAGGTTAAACTAAAGCTTTTTCGTCTTTTCTTCATTTGTCTCTATCGCACAAGTCAATTCTTCACAAAGCAACGATTTTTCCATTGTGTATGTTTGATTCTACCAACAATTTTTACCCAATATGGTTTCAGTTTAtccattatttaaaaagttgaGTTGACACTTGAGTTTTCTTCTACAAATAATAGTATAGATGCATAACTCCTAGCTGCCCAACACAAAGTGGCTTCACACCTGCCTCTATTACTTTGCAGTTGATGCCCATGCATCTTGGAATTAGCTGATGTTATCTTATGACATAGGCTTGAGCTGGGaatgataacaaataataaagtatTTTTCGGATTAGTATATTTGGATGATATTTTGGGAGGAGTTCCTGTTAGGAGCTCATTGACGTATACTACTATAAGATTTTGGAGTCTCCTTTTTTCACATGACAGCTTTCTTGTATCATTCCATCGCAACGTTATTACGCAATAAAACTACTGTCTTCCCCTAACTGAACTTTTGGAAATTagatactttttcttttattttccctCTTTTGAGAGCTTTATGAATTCTCTTAGCATTGTTTCTTGGATATGGCATGATGCATAAAGGAAAATGGGATCCAggagacaaaaaaacaaatggagatcttttataatgttaagtttttttttttaatttttaattttttacttgggtttaaaaaataaagttatttaTTGCTTATAAGTATTGCTTATGGAACTTATGCTATCCCATGTCATGATTTGGGGAATTTTTTGCTGCTTGTCCATTTTGGCTGGATCACATCAGTATGTGCTTCCTATGAGATGCAAAATAAGATCATATTCTCTGTTGATTGTTTTCTAGTGTCTGCTAAGCTGGTATACTTCTGCTTTTTGGCGCCTTTCACTTACTCAGTTATTCTTACTGATTATGGTAATGTTATCTCAgtttttccttcaattttaGACATCTTGCTCTCCTTTTCCCATTGTTAGCAATATAtgagtgtttattttttagtttttaaatttgagaGCTTTGGTCATGTTTTTGTATGTGGTCTAGAATCATGATTCATCAGTTTGCATAAAATTGTCCTGTAATACTCTTCTATGCTTTataaaagttttctttttctggaTAGTTGTGGAAATAGACAATCTGGGGACCTAGGTTCATCTACCGACGCTGCAGTTGATGGAATACTTGGATTTGGACAAGCCAATTCATCCCTGCTTTCACAGCTGGCTGCTGCTGGAAACGTCAGAAAAGAGTTTGCACACTGCTTGGATGTTGTAAAAGGAGGCGGAATCTTTGCTATTGGGGATGTGGTGTCACCTAAAGTTAAAACAACTCCAATGGTACCAAATATGTATGTCAAGCTAACTCAAAGTTTTAGTTCGAGCTGTGAGATTTATAGTTTATATGCATGATGAGCTGCtactatttttcaatttctactGGTGTCTTATTGAATATTGCCAACGTTgagttttcttttcctttttttcccgCTCCTAATTCAAAAAAGCTGAACTTATTTTGTGTCCATTTAGGTATGGATAAGTGATCTGAGGGTTTTCTATATTCATACTTGTTAATGAttggcaattttttttcctcacaTACCACAAGAttacttatatttttgttattatgcGGAGTTTGCAATAATTATTAAGGAGGTCTTATCTGTAGCTTTGTGTTCTATTCCCTCCATTAGGATGTCTTGACTtatgaattttcttatattgaCCTATTAACTATTGTAGGCCACATTACAATGTTATTCTGGAAGAAGTTGAGGTGGGTGGTAATCCTTTGGATCTTCCAACATCTCTACTTGGCACTGGAGATGAGAGAGGTACAATAATAGACAGTGGTACAACCTTGGCATATCTTCCACCGATGCTTTATGATTTAGTATTGAGTCAGGTACATACTACTTGTAGCTCTCAGATgctttcaataataattatgtacAGTATGATTTTCTTCTAGTATTTCTCTGAAAACTTACACAGCATTTTTTCTATAGTTTAGATTTTGGATCGCCAGcctggattgaaaatgcataCTGTTGAGGaacaattttcttgttttcagtTCGGTAAAAAGTAAGCAGTTTGAATTTCTAAGAATTAGTACTATTGctattttgtttgaaattctATGATGTCAAATAATCTAGTATATCTCGCTTATTGTTAGTTTTGTCAATCAAGAATACTGTTTCAAACTGTACATATGGTCTTGGAAACAACTGGCTATGCTTAATCCTTCTGGTGgcttttgaattataaaatgagAAGGTACTTCTGGTGGTAAATGCTAGTCTGGACGAATAAATAACTATACTTCGATTTGAAAGTGATTGATCTgacaatataattttcaacTGAACTAGTCcatgataaaatatataaagtgGCTTTGTTTAGATTATGATCTGCTAATCTTTGTGACTTATAGATACTATTGGGTTGGTGCAATTGAACACGGACGAAACTTTTAGAAAGTACTCTGTTTACTTAATTGGTACAAATGATGTGGTTGTGATCCTTTTATTGAAATCCTGCATAGGTTGCAATGAGGTATAAAATAGCAGCATCGAAGATTAGTGGTTTACTACTGTCTTACCTGAAATCTCAATATAGGTAATTGGGATGAGTTGTTGAACATGTATGACGCTCAACCttagcttaaaaaattaaagaagggAAAAGATAAATGCTCCATCAAAGCTATCCTAGATGTTTTAAGTGCTTGGAGGAGACTTCACTGCTTGATGTATTCTTCTTATTAGGAAGCAGCATTCTAAATCGCAACTCATCTTCtaattagttgtttttttGCCCTGTTGGACCTAATGGTTTGTTTTGGCATCAAACAGACGAACTTGTTTTGCAATAAGAGTAAGGCTATTTGCACCCTAAATAATACTATAACATTCTAGTACTAAACACactcaattatcaaatttaaattataattttttactctgTACACACAATAGAATTCCAAAACTACCCTGAAtaaatctttttgtttctaattcctttcctttttccttgCACACCATGACATTGATAACACGAAAACATCTCAACctctttaaagattttttattaatttataaaaactctGTTTACCATATAAATAactccctctctctcttacCAATAATTGGGTTTCTTATATGGCTGGGTTTTATGGTGATTGTTTTActgtatttgttttttttgtttttaattatttaattctaaaaaaattgaaatctgTTAGAAACTAGCTTTATTGAATTTCTGGAGTTAATTGCTTTTAATCTCTCCATCTTATTAAGACAAGCGACAGTTCATGTTAAATGGTTGTTAGCTGTTAAGAATTAAACTAAGTTATCCTTTGTGTAAATTACTCTTaaggatattttagtaataaaataagagtGTTCAAAGTATTTTTAAGAGTCCAAATAGCCCCACCCTTTGGATAAGCAATTTCTGTGAAGGAATTTAATTCAAGAATTACACAGATTTTCCtcacttttgtttgtttatttatttatttatttttggctgTATAATGGCAGTGTTGACGACGCATTTCCAACGGTTACGTTCAAGTTCAAGGGTTCTCTTTCTTTGACAGTTTACCCGCACGAGTATTTGTTTCAAATTCGAGTAAGTACAGctctttgtaaaatttattaataattgccATGTGCTATTCATTGGTTTCCAATCAGCCGGAATGTTCATATGCCGAAAATGGTTGCTTAATATTTTGCGTGCACATATTGGACTCTTCATTTAATGCCTATCGACTTCTAAATCAAAAGTTTGTTATGCTGGCAAAAATGCTGTCTGAactttcaaattcttcatttAGTTTGAAGTGTTTGAATTactattcttattattattttttgtatagATTTGTCGGTCTGAACTTTTAATTCTTTCTGTCATTTAGATATCTAATTAGAAATCATTTTCTACTACTGCTGTTTCTACTCAGTATGCAGATAGTAAgtgatttaatgatttcttaAAGTTATTTAAACCTCTTTGTGTTTCTTTGAGGTACGTACATAGCACATTTGTAAGAAATGATGCAgttatatttcttattaatgaaatcaattatatatagagCTTTGAATGtttcttctaaaatttaaaaagaaaaaagggaaagGGGTTGTCTTTAAACAAGCTATCACAGTTTGTTCGCCCTTTTGCTCTCTCTCTAAGTGGTATGCACGaagttttatttcttattgaaACACCATAaacaaattttggattttatttccCATGAGGGATGTTTAATTAATCAGTCATTTTTCATGATCATCCACAGGAAGATGTGTGGTGTATTGGTTGGCAAAATGGTGGTCTACAGAATCATGACGGGAGGCAGATGATTTTATTGGGAGGTACCGTCTAGAGTTGCTTCATGTTAAATTAGTGTTTTTCTCGCTCGATCATGTTGTAGGGGAAGGTacctaattaaatttaatttgattcgTGATCGCTGTTACTCCCTAGACCTGATTGCCGGAAACTTACTGATCAGATCAGAACCCCATAAATTGGGATCATAATGCTTAAGATTAAGTCTTCAGTTTGCCATTATAGCACTCGAAATACCGTACTTGTGAGATGAGCTCTGAAACAGTGAAAGATTCCCTTGAATTGGCATTTacttttgataataaattgtCGAGCTTGGTGATGgctttattataaattattggtCATTTTGTTCGTTAACTTGTGATGTTCTTTCTAATTCAGATTTGGTGCTTTCAAATAAGCTAGTTGTATATGATGTACAAAACCAGACCATTGGATGGACTGATTTCAACTGTGAGTACTTTATGTTGTTTGaagttttctctctttctttccattttttttccaatttattGCTATTATGCTATTGTCACGCATCCTGAATTTGACTAGGACAGCCTGTTCTTGTGATTTTATTCAGCGGATGATAGGTACTAAGaacttacaaattttatattatttcttttattgtatttttttgaaattaaattatttaataagttttagtGCTTGTCTAGTAGCTAGTGAGAGGACTACTGAAAGTACTCTATAAAATGATTCAACAGCAGaccttcaaataaatatttttgacaGACATAAGCAATTGCTCCGTTTTCGTTATATTAACAATCCTATATATGTAGACTGATTGGAAAAGAAATGTAGATGAGACGTTAAAGAATAATAGATGAAGCAGAGTTCTCCCATAGGACTTGTTATGTATGACTTTCATTTGCTCATATGGTGGTGATATATGCTATAAGTAAATGGGTGGTTAAAATTTCAGGCAAGCAAGTCCTTTTTAATGTATAgcattatttaataagttttagtGCTTGTCTAGTAACTAGTGAGAGGACTACTGAAAGTACTCTATAAAATGATTCAACAGCAGaccttcaaataaatatttttgacaGACATAAGCAATTGCTCCGTTTTTGTTATACTAACAATCCTATATATGTAGACTGATTGGAAAAGAAATGTAGATGAGACGTTAAAGAATAATAGATGAAGCAGAGTTCTCCCATAGGACTTGTTATGTATGACTTTCATTTGCTCATATGGTGGTGATATATGCTATAAGTAAATGGGTGGTTAAAATTTCAGGCAAGCAAGTCCTTTTTAATGTATAgcattatttaataagttttagtGCTTGTCTAGTAACTAGTGAGAGGACTACTGAAAGTACTCTATAAAATGATTCAACAGCAGaccttcaaataaatatttttgacaGACATAAGCAATTGCTCCGTTTTTGTTATACTAACAATCCTATATATGTAGACTGATTGGAAAAGAAATGTAGATGAGACGTTAAAGAATAATAGATGAAGCAGAGTTCTCCCATAGGACTTGTTATGTATGACTTTCATTTGCTCATATGGTGGTGATATATGCTATAAGTAAATGGGTGGTTAAAATTTCAGGCAAGCAAGTCCTTTTTAATGTATAGCATTATTGACCAACTGTAGTTATCTTTCCCAATACATTTTGTTTGTGTGTTCGCTCTGTTACTATTGCCAATCCATTGTGCGAGAATACTGACATTTCTCAAATATTTTCGTTCTTTTTAGGCTCTTCGAGTATCAAATTAAGGGATGAAAAGTCCGGAGCTGAGTATTCTATCGGTGGTCacaatttgttatcatcagcTTTTAATTTGACAGTTGGAAGAATATTTATGTTCTTGCCAGTATTGTTCGCATTGTTGCAGAGTTTTagtgcattttaattttttgctgCAAACCGGTATGGCATTCTCTTGATTTGTTTGTACCATAGTCTGTAAAATGGTGAACGTGCatttgatataatttattcttgaatgcaaataatgaattgattttttttccccaaaacaattgtgttatttgttttaacaacATTTACTGACTAATGAAAATTCCATTTATGTATAGATACTTATGCTCTAAATTTTTTCCATTCAAGTTCACCGCTGGTTCTAGATACTCTTTAAAGCTCTACTTATGAAAGTGGAAGTGCTTTTGGCATTGTACTAAAGGGTGGGCTGGACACTCTCACAAGTTTGAGAAGTGCTTCTTAC
It contains:
- the LOC102626505 gene encoding aspartic proteinase 36, giving the protein MGGLRLLALVVVTVAVVHQWAVGGGGVMGNFVFEVENKFKAGGERERTLSALKQHDTRRHGRMMASIDLELGGNGHPSATGLYFTKVGLGTPTDEYYVQVDTGSDLLWVNCAGCSRCPTKSDLGIKLTLFDPSKSSTSGEIACSDNFCRTTYNNRYPSCSPGVRCEYVVTYGDGSSTSGYFVRDIIQLNQASGNLKTAPLNSSVIFGCGNRQSGDLGSSTDAAVDGILGFGQANSSLLSQLAAAGNVRKEFAHCLDVVKGGGIFAIGDVVSPKVKTTPMVPNMPHYNVILEEVEVGGNPLDLPTSLLGTGDERGTIIDSGTTLAYLPPMLYDLVLSQILDRQPGLKMHTVEEQFSCFQFGKNVDDAFPTVTFKFKGSLSLTVYPHEYLFQIREDVWCIGWQNGGLQNHDGRQMILLGDLVLSNKLVVYDVQNQTIGWTDFNCSSSIKLRDEKSGAEYSIGGHNLLSSAFNLTVGRIFMFLPVLFALLQSFSAF